Within the Microbacterium sp. 1S1 genome, the region ACGCTCGGTTCGTCCGCCAGTGGTGGGAGGTTTCGAGAAAACGCACCGCATACGAGTGTGGTGCACGTGAGGATGCTGTCGCCAGCGGCGCGCGATGGTTCCCATACACCGACGGCGGGGAGTTCCGTCGTTGGTACGGGAATCGGCACGCCGTCGTGAACTGGGAAAAGGATGGCGCGGAGCTTCGAGCCTTCGAGCGCTCGGTCGTGAGGAATCCCGGACTCTATTTTCGTGAATCATTGACTTGGTCCGCCGTCGGTTCCGGAGTACCCGCGTTCCGTTCCGTGCCTGCTGGGTCGATCTTTTCAAACGCTGGAATGTCCGTTTTTGCCTCGTCGGAGCGCTTGGCGGAACTTGCCGCAATCTGCAACTCTGCCGCGGCCGAGATGCTATTTGGCGCGATCGCGCCCACCCTCAACCTTGGCGTGGGAGAGATCGGCAAATTGCCGATCTTGAAGTTCGCTCCGGGTTCAACCCACGCGGTTTCCAGGCTGGTAGCACAGTCAAGAAGCGACTGGGACTCGGCCGAGACCTCATGGAACTTTGAAGGCAATCCGCTGGCTTACAACGCAGACGTGCGGAATGCCGTTACGAGCGGATTGGATGCGAATGCCCAAGACGTCTCCGATTGATTCCAATCAGCTTTGGCAGACTCGACGAGTTCTCGGGCTAGCGATGCCACGACGGGTGAACGGCGGAAGGGCAGAGAGGCCAGCGCTTCGCCCGTCATATTGATTGTCGGAGAGGTCGCAGCCAGGATGGTGATCGCGAACGGGGAGTTGCAAACGCCGAGGGCTGACATGCGGTCCTCGTGGGAGTCGAAGTACAGGCACTTGCTGGCGGAATCGATGACAAATCCAGCTGGATAGAACCTGAATGACGGTGTCGAGGACGTGATCTTCCCCACCGAAATCGACGGCTGAAAGTAGCACTTCTCACTGCGAATCTGCTTGGAGTATGAGACCTTCATCTTCTCGATAATGAACCTCTTCATGTCCGCGCCATCGTCTCGCCAATTGATCACGATGTCGGTGTTGCCATACCAGAGACGGTACGGTCCGCCGGAGTTCAAGGGAAACCAAGTGGCACCGCTGTTCGCCGCGTAGTCACGCGACGGAGCGTCGAGGGAACATTTCGAGAGACCGACTTCCCACCACTGCCGCTTGAACCTGGCATTGTCTGTTGAGGTCAGCCCCTCACGGGGTTGCGTAATCTCTCCCAGAAGTTTGTTTGCGCTGAAGGCGCCTAACACTCTTTCACTGAGCCAGTAGACGATCGGCGAGCCAGGAATCGCCAGGAAGTCTGCGTCCGACGCGAGATGGAAACCCGCGTCCTTAGACCGGAGCTCAAGGGCCGTGCTCAGTGCGGTAGCCTTCTCCGATTCGGAGGTCCCATTCACGAGACGGATGAAGGTGCCCGCGCGCGTGCGGTCAGTACCGCGGGCTTCTGGCGGTACGTTCGTCATGGTGAACGCGGTCGAAGAGACGACATCGCCCCCGATCGAATCAAAGGCGCGAGCGCCAAGGTGCAGCATCGAGGTGATCCGCTGCTTGGTGAGGAGTGAGGCGCGGAGCTTCTCGTACGAGCTGAGGAACATCCAGGACTGCATCGTGATCATGGCTACGGTTCCTCGAGGTCCGGCGAGGTTCGTGCAGCGCTCGATGAAGCTCGCGAACAGGTCGGACTTCGAATCGGGGTACCTGTCCTTCATGAACTGTGAAAGGAGGCCGTTCATCTGCTTGCTGCCCATGTACGGTGGGTTCGCGATCACCACCGCGTACTTTGCAGAGAGCACCTCAACTTGCCGCACGAGCTTCCGTGCACGCCCTACGGCATCTGCGAACAGCAAGGAGTCAGCCTCGTCGAAATGCTCGAGTGAGTCAGCCACGGCACTCAACGGGCCCAGATCAGGCTGAATCAGCGATCCGAAGGTATCGGCATGCTCGAACTGATTCCAGAACACCTCATCTGCCGACTCGTGGACCACGTCAGCAGTAAGTAGCTGGATCTCATCGACGCCAAATCTGATTGGCTCGATCACGCAGATCGACGGCTTGACATCACGAGCAAGGAATCGGCGGTCCTTCGCACGCGCCTTCATGGTGAGCGCGAACGCTGCGAGCGCACCGGCGCGTGGGTCGATCTCGGTGCCATGAATATTGTGCGTGAGGATCAGACTCGGGATCTCAGAGGGTGCATAACCTTCCTCCTCATAGATCGCGTAGAGGAGATCGAAAGCGTAGGTGAGCATGTGGCCCGATCCGCAGGCTGGGTCAATCACGCTCAACTCTTCGGGCCCGGAGAGAACCAGAAAATCAGTCTCCTCGTCAACGGGCTCGATGTAGTAGTCCATGCTGTCGAGGAGCCGGGACGCCGGCCTATTGAGCATCCACAGCCTGCCGACCGAGTTCTCGACGAGGTAGCGGACGATCCAGTGCGGGGTGAAGAGCTGTGTGGCGGCGGGGATTTCGTCGGCCCCCGCCTTCTTGTTCTTCTTGAACCCGGCGAAGACTTCATCTTTCCGCTCGGAGATGTAGAACTGGTAGAGCCAGCCGATGACCTCTACGTCGTCGCAGACCCCCTCGGTGAGCACGTTGCGGGCGCGGGCCACGATGCCGCCGTCAGTGAGCAAGCCCGCGGGGACGAGCAGTTCGGTGTAGTCACCCTCGCGTTCGAACATGAACGGCATCGATTTGTGCCAGTACCGGCAGTACTCGGTGAGTAGCAGTGCGTATGCTTCGCCCTCCGCATCGGTGCTGCGGCGAGTGCCGTCAAGTAGACCAAGAATGGCGTCACGCGTGGCTGAGCTCGTCACGATATCGGCATCGATATCGCCGCGCTTCGCGTTGGCGAGGATCTCAGGTTGGCCGTGCACCTGGCCGTGAGCGGGCGAGACGACTCCGGCACCCGTATAACCCTTAGCGTCCATAAATCGCAGGGCGATGAGTCGGTTGAACCAGGTGTAGGCGACCTTGTCGATCACGTGTTCGTGGCTGTGCGCGGCGATCTCGCTTTCGAGGCGGCGCACCGTGTCTGCTCGCTCAGTTCGCGCCACGGACCCGGGGGCGAGCACAGCCGACGCTTGCGCAGAGACCGCAGCGATCAGTTCGCGGCGTGCGGTCTTTGCGAAACTCTCGAGGGGTTTCGTGTCCATGCCTTGTTCCTTAGAGAGTAATGCGCTTGTTTTCGTGGATCGTGTCGACGAGCAGCGAGCGGAGTTCACCGAGGTACGCGTCGATGTCGTCCTCGGTTTCGAGCAGCCCACCGGCCATCGGGAGTGCGAGCTTCTTGATCGAGACGCTCTGCCTCAACGATTTCTTCGAGTGGATCGGACCCGTCGGTGTCGACTCAATATCGCTATCGATCGAGGGATCCGAGACAGGCTGCGGCGGCCTGGCCGATTCCAGCTCGTCGAGGATGGCCGGGTAAGTCGTGTCAGCGAACTGCGCCGCGAGATTGCGTATCGCGGGGATCTGCGTCTCCTGCTGCACTCGTGCCAATGCAGCCTCGGCCCTACGCGTCACAGATCCGCGGGCGGCCTCGGTCGCGGCGCCAAATGCTGCACTGACCGGTACCTGCTTCCAGTAGTCGTTGATCGCTCCGATGGCAGCGTCGCGTTCCGCGGCAACGATGACGCTCAGCTGCGCTTGTAAATCAGCGACCGCGTTCCCGAGCTGCGTCGTCCGGTTTCCTCGGAAGATCTGCGAATCCTCAAGTGCAATCTCGACTCCGTCGGACACGCTCGCACCCAGGAACGCGAGGTTCGTACGGTTGAGCTGCATGAACTTTGTCGCGCTGTCGTAAATGCTGCGCTGACTGCCATTGAGGAACGCCTTGATCGGATCGATCACGTTGTCCTTCGCATCCAGGAGTTCGTCCGCGGTGGAACCAGCCTCGTTGAAATGCTCCAGGAACCAGTCCGCGTTGTTTGCTGTCAGTTCACCCAGCAGTTGGATCGGTTGGT harbors:
- a CDS encoding Eco57I restriction-modification methylase domain-containing protein translates to MKDRYPDSKSDLFASFIERCTNLAGPRGTVAMITMQSWMFLSSYEKLRASLLTKQRITSMLHLGARAFDSIGGDVVSSTAFTMTNVPPEARGTDRTRAGTFIRLVNGTSESEKATALSTALELRSKDAGFHLASDADFLAIPGSPIVYWLSENVRSAFRNGTALGEIAEPRQGMATADNARFVRQWWEVSRKRTAYECGAREDAVASGARWFPYTDGGEFRRWYGNRHAVVNWEKDGAELRAFERSVVRNPGLYFRESLTWSAVGSGVPAFRSVPAGSIFSNAGMSVFASSERLAELAAICNSAAAEMLFGAIAPTLNLGVGEIGKLPILKFAPGSTHAVSRLVAQSRSDWDSAETSWNFEGNPLAYNADVRNAVTSGLDANAQDVSD
- the pglX gene encoding BREX-1 system adenine-specific DNA-methyltransferase PglX; its protein translation is MDTKPLESFAKTARRELIAAVSAQASAVLAPGSVARTERADTVRRLESEIAAHSHEHVIDKVAYTWFNRLIALRFMDAKGYTGAGVVSPAHGQVHGQPEILANAKRGDIDADIVTSSATRDAILGLLDGTRRSTDAEGEAYALLLTEYCRYWHKSMPFMFEREGDYTELLVPAGLLTDGGIVARARNVLTEGVCDDVEVIGWLYQFYISERKDEVFAGFKKNKKAGADEIPAATQLFTPHWIVRYLVENSVGRLWMLNRPASRLLDSMDYYIEPVDEETDFLVLSGPEELSVIDPACGSGHMLTYAFDLLYAIYEEEGYAPSEIPSLILTHNIHGTEIDPRAGALAAFALTMKARAKDRRFLARDVKPSICVIEPIRFGVDEIQLLTADVVHESADEVFWNQFEHADTFGSLIQPDLGPLSAVADSLEHFDEADSLLFADAVGRARKLVRQVEVLSAKYAVVIANPPYMGSKQMNGLLSQFMKDRYPDSKSDLFASFIERCTNLAGPRGTVAMITMQSWMFLSSYEKLRASLLTKQRITSMLHLGARAFDSIGGDVVSSTAFTMTNVPPEARGTDRTRAGTFIRLVNGTSESEKATALSTALELRSKDAGFHLASDADFLAIPGSPIVYWLSERVLGAFSANKLLGEITQPREGLTSTDNARFKRQWWEVGLSKCSLDAPSRDYAANSGATWFPLNSGGPYRLWYGNTDIVINWRDDGADMKRFIIEKMKVSYSKQIRSEKCYFQPSISVGKITSSTPSFRFYPAGFVIDSASKCLYFDSHEDRMSALGVCNSPFAITILAATSPTINMTGEALASLPFRRSPVVASLARELVESAKADWNQSETSWAFASNPLVTAFRTSAL